In Schistocerca americana isolate TAMUIC-IGC-003095 chromosome 7, iqSchAmer2.1, whole genome shotgun sequence, a single genomic region encodes these proteins:
- the LOC124622249 gene encoding uncharacterized protein LOC124622249, protein MEHECEGENDIENVAIEDTDSNPVTPVTGESTPMTPVTPRSSNSNNSLSNAPRGKRKRSMEDKTGEILSLVGKKLNTMQPPDPFDTFGQHVANKLRALTPQQNIIAQKLINDVLFEGDMESLNRNFKVVEAETLSNMESQNLTQFFKGFQ, encoded by the coding sequence tGTGAAGGAGAGAATGACATAGAAAATGTAGCCATTGAAGATACTGACTCGAATCCAGTGACACCAGTAACTGGAGAGTCAACTCCAATGACACCAGTTACTCCGAGATCATCAAACTCTAATAACAGCTTGAGTAACGCTCCTCGTGGGAAGCGGAAACGTTCAATGGAGGATAAAACAGGCGAAATATTGTCACTGGTGGGCAAAAAATTGAACACAATGCAGCCACCAGATCCATTCGACACATTCGGCCAGCATGTGGCGAACAAGCTACGTGCACTCACCCCTCAACAGAATATCATTGCACAAAAATTAATCAATGATGTGCTATTTGAAGGTGACATGGAGTCTTTAAACAGAAACTTTAAGGTTGTTGAGGCTGAGACACTTTCAAACATGGAAAGCCAAAACCTGACACAGTTTTTTAAAGGTTTTCAATAA